One genomic region from Lynx canadensis isolate LIC74 chromosome E1, mLynCan4.pri.v2, whole genome shotgun sequence encodes:
- the NAGLU gene encoding alpha-N-acetylglucosaminidase isoform X1 — MPGGAAASLRPPDHGGRCGWGPGLPAPGRRGGLGRGRGPGGGGRTGAAGPAAGARAGGRLLGVGGARPGGRVRPGHLPPERRRRRGASAGGRLHRRGRCRGAAPLPARLLRLPRGLVGLSAAPARAAARRARGADRGHAQQVYLALGLTQSEINEYFTGPAFLAWGRMGNLHTWGGPLPPSWHLKQLYLQHQILDRMRSFGMTPVLPAFAGHVPKAITRVFPQVNVTQLGSWGHFNCSYSCSFLLAPEDPLFPIIGSLFLRELTKEFGTDHIYGADTFNEMQPPSSEPSYLASATASVYQAMVTVDPDAVWLLQGWLFQHQPQFWGPAQVSAVLGAVPRGRLLVLDLFAESQPVYIRTASFQGQPFIWCMLHNFGGNHGLFGALEAVNRGPAAARLFPNSTMVGTGMAPEGIGQNEVVYALMAELGWRKDPVADLEAWVTGFAARRYGVSHGNTEAAWRLLLRSVYNCSGEACSGHNRSPLVRRPSLKMTTTVWYNRSDVFEAWRLLLTTTPSLATSPTFRYDLLDVTRQAAQELVSLYYGEARTAYMNKELVPLLRAAGILVYELLPSLDKVLASDSRFLLGSWLEQARAAAVSEAEAHFYEQNSRYQLTLWGPEGNILDYANKQLAGLVADYYTPRWRLFMEMLVESLVRGVPFQQHQFDQNAFQLEQTFVLSTQRYPSQPHGDTVDLAKKLFLRYYPRLVAGSL, encoded by the exons ATGCCCGGTGGGGCCGCAGCCAGCCTGAGACCGCCAGACCATGGGGGCCGCTGTGGCTGGGGTCCTGGGCTTCCTGCTCCTGGCCGCCGCGGGGGGCTCGGCCGGGGACGAGGCCCGGGAGGCGGCGGCCGTACGGGCGCTGCTGGCCCGGCTGCTGGGGCCCGGGCGGGCGGTCGCCTTCTCGGTGTCGGTGGAGCGCGCCCTGGCGGCCGAGTCCGGCCTGGACACCTACCGCCTGAGCGGCGGCGGCGCCGGGGCGCGAGTGCGGGTGGTCGGCTCCACCGGCGTGGCCGCTGCCGCGGGGCTGCACCGCTACCTGCGCGACTTCTGCGGCTGCCACGTGGCCTGGTCGGGCTCTCAGCTGCGCCTGCCCGAGCCGCTGCCCGCCGTGCCCGAGGAGCTGACCGAGGCCACGCCCAACAG GTGTACCTGGCCTTGGGCCTGACCCAGTCAGAGATCAATGAGTACTTCACTGGCCCTGCCTTCCTGGCCTGGGGGCGCATGGGCAACCTGCACACCTGGGgtggccccctgcccccctcctggcACCTCAAACAGCTTTACCTACAG CATCAGATCCTGGACCGGATGCGCTCCTTCGGCATGACCCCAGTGTTACCTGCATTTGCAGGACATGTCCCCAAGGCTATCACCAG GGTGTTCCCTCAGGTCAATGTCACCCAGCTGGGCAGCTGGGGACACTTCAACTGCTCCTactcctgctccttcctcctggcTCCGGAAGATCCTCTATTCCCTATTATTGGGAGCCTCTTCCTGCGGGAACTGACCAAAGAGTTTGGCACGGACCACATCTACGGGGCCGACACTTTCAACGAGATGCAGCCCCCCTCCTCGGAGCCCTCCTACCTTGCCTCAGCCACAGCCTCTGTCTACCAGGCCATGGTCACAG TGGACCCTGACGCCGTGTGGCTGCTCCAAGGTTGGCTTTTCCAGCACCAGCCCCAGTTCTGGGGGCCTGCCCAGGTGAGCGCCGTGCTGGGGGCCGTACCCCGTGGCCGCCTCTTGGTTCTGGACCTGTTTGCTGAGAGCCAGCCTGTGTACATCCGTACAGCCTCCTTCCAGGGCCAGCCCTTTATTTGGTGCATGCTGCATAACTTTGGGGGCAACCACGGTCTGTTCGGGGCCCTGGAGGCCGTGAACCGAGGTCCTGCCGCTGCCCGCCTCTTCCCCAATTCCACCATGGTAGGTACAGGCATGGCCCCGGAGGGTATTGGCCAGAACGAAGTGGTCTATGCCCTGATGGCGGAGCTGGGCTGGCGGAAGGACCCAGTGGCAGATTTGGAGGCCTGGGTGACTGGTTTTGCGGCCCGTCGCTATGGGGTCTCCCACGGAAATACGGAGGCCGCCTGGAGGCTACTTCTCAGGAGCGTCTACAACTGCTCTGGTGAGGCCTGCAGTGGGCACAATCGCAGCCCCCTGGTCAGGAGGCCGTCCCTGAAGATGACTACCACTGTCTGGTACAATCGATCAGATGTGTTTGAGGCCTGGCGGCTGCTGCTAACAACCACTCCCAGCCTGGCCACTAGCCCCACCTTCCGCTACGACCTGCTGGACGTCACTCGCCAGGCGGCCCAGGAGCTGGTCAGCTTGTACTATGGGGAGGCGAGGACGGCCTACATGAACAAGGAGCTGGTTCCCCTGCTGAGGGCGGCGGGCATCCTGGTCTACGAGCTTCTGCCCTCGCTGGACAAGGTGCTGGCTAGTGACAGCCGCTTCCTGCTGGGCAGTTGGCTGGAGCAGGCCCGGGCGGCGGCCGTCAGTGAGGCCGAGGCCCATTTCTATGAGCAGAACAGCCGCTACCAGCTGACCCTGTGGGGGCCCGAGGGCAATATCCTGGACTACGCGAACAAGCAGCTGGCGGGGCTGGTGGCTGACTACTATACCCCGCGCTGGCGGCTCTTCATGGAGATGCTGGTGGAGAGCCTGGTCCGAGGCGTTCCCTTCCAACAGCACCAGTTTGACCAGAATGCCTTCCAGCTGGAGCAGACCTTTGTCCTCAGCACACAAAGGTATCCTAGCCAGCCCCACGGTGACACTGTGGACCTGGCCAAAAAGCTCTTCCTCAGATATTACCCCCGGTTGGTGGCTGGCTCCTTGTGA
- the NAGLU gene encoding alpha-N-acetylglucosaminidase isoform X2: MGAAVAGVLGFLLLAAAGGSAGDEAREAAAVRALLARLLGPGRAVAFSVSVERALAAESGLDTYRLSGGGAGARVRVVGSTGVAAAAGLHRYLRDFCGCHVAWSGSQLRLPEPLPAVPEELTEATPNRYRYYQNVCTHSYSFVWWDWARWEKELDWMALNGINLALAWSGQEAIWQRVYLALGLTQSEINEYFTGPAFLAWGRMGNLHTWGGPLPPSWHLKQLYLQHQILDRMRSFGMTPVLPAFAGHVPKAITRVFPQVNVTQLGSWGHFNCSYSCSFLLAPEDPLFPIIGSLFLRELTKEFGTDHIYGADTFNEMQPPSSEPSYLASATASVYQAMVTVDPDAVWLLQGWLFQHQPQFWGPAQVSAVLGAVPRGRLLVLDLFAESQPVYIRTASFQGQPFIWCMLHNFGGNHGLFGALEAVNRGPAAARLFPNSTMVGTGMAPEGIGQNEVVYALMAELGWRKDPVADLEAWVTGFAARRYGVSHGNTEAAWRLLLRSVYNCSGEACSGHNRSPLVRRPSLKMTTTVWYNRSDVFEAWRLLLTTTPSLATSPTFRYDLLDVTRQAAQELVSLYYGEARTAYMNKELVPLLRAAGILVYELLPSLDKVLASDSRFLLGSWLEQARAAAVSEAEAHFYEQNSRYQLTLWGPEGNILDYANKQLAGLVADYYTPRWRLFMEMLVESLVRGVPFQQHQFDQNAFQLEQTFVLSTQRYPSQPHGDTVDLAKKLFLRYYPRLVAGSL; this comes from the exons ATGGGGGCCGCTGTGGCTGGGGTCCTGGGCTTCCTGCTCCTGGCCGCCGCGGGGGGCTCGGCCGGGGACGAGGCCCGGGAGGCGGCGGCCGTACGGGCGCTGCTGGCCCGGCTGCTGGGGCCCGGGCGGGCGGTCGCCTTCTCGGTGTCGGTGGAGCGCGCCCTGGCGGCCGAGTCCGGCCTGGACACCTACCGCCTGAGCGGCGGCGGCGCCGGGGCGCGAGTGCGGGTGGTCGGCTCCACCGGCGTGGCCGCTGCCGCGGGGCTGCACCGCTACCTGCGCGACTTCTGCGGCTGCCACGTGGCCTGGTCGGGCTCTCAGCTGCGCCTGCCCGAGCCGCTGCCCGCCGTGCCCGAGGAGCTGACCGAGGCCACGCCCAACAG GTACCGCTATTACCAGAATGTGTGCACGCACAGCTACTCCTTCGTGTGGTGGGACTGGGCCCGCTGGGAGAAGGAGCTGGACTGGATGGCACTGAATGGCATCAACCTGGCACTGGCCTGGAGCGGCCAGGAGGCCATCTGGCAGCGG GTGTACCTGGCCTTGGGCCTGACCCAGTCAGAGATCAATGAGTACTTCACTGGCCCTGCCTTCCTGGCCTGGGGGCGCATGGGCAACCTGCACACCTGGGgtggccccctgcccccctcctggcACCTCAAACAGCTTTACCTACAG CATCAGATCCTGGACCGGATGCGCTCCTTCGGCATGACCCCAGTGTTACCTGCATTTGCAGGACATGTCCCCAAGGCTATCACCAG GGTGTTCCCTCAGGTCAATGTCACCCAGCTGGGCAGCTGGGGACACTTCAACTGCTCCTactcctgctccttcctcctggcTCCGGAAGATCCTCTATTCCCTATTATTGGGAGCCTCTTCCTGCGGGAACTGACCAAAGAGTTTGGCACGGACCACATCTACGGGGCCGACACTTTCAACGAGATGCAGCCCCCCTCCTCGGAGCCCTCCTACCTTGCCTCAGCCACAGCCTCTGTCTACCAGGCCATGGTCACAG TGGACCCTGACGCCGTGTGGCTGCTCCAAGGTTGGCTTTTCCAGCACCAGCCCCAGTTCTGGGGGCCTGCCCAGGTGAGCGCCGTGCTGGGGGCCGTACCCCGTGGCCGCCTCTTGGTTCTGGACCTGTTTGCTGAGAGCCAGCCTGTGTACATCCGTACAGCCTCCTTCCAGGGCCAGCCCTTTATTTGGTGCATGCTGCATAACTTTGGGGGCAACCACGGTCTGTTCGGGGCCCTGGAGGCCGTGAACCGAGGTCCTGCCGCTGCCCGCCTCTTCCCCAATTCCACCATGGTAGGTACAGGCATGGCCCCGGAGGGTATTGGCCAGAACGAAGTGGTCTATGCCCTGATGGCGGAGCTGGGCTGGCGGAAGGACCCAGTGGCAGATTTGGAGGCCTGGGTGACTGGTTTTGCGGCCCGTCGCTATGGGGTCTCCCACGGAAATACGGAGGCCGCCTGGAGGCTACTTCTCAGGAGCGTCTACAACTGCTCTGGTGAGGCCTGCAGTGGGCACAATCGCAGCCCCCTGGTCAGGAGGCCGTCCCTGAAGATGACTACCACTGTCTGGTACAATCGATCAGATGTGTTTGAGGCCTGGCGGCTGCTGCTAACAACCACTCCCAGCCTGGCCACTAGCCCCACCTTCCGCTACGACCTGCTGGACGTCACTCGCCAGGCGGCCCAGGAGCTGGTCAGCTTGTACTATGGGGAGGCGAGGACGGCCTACATGAACAAGGAGCTGGTTCCCCTGCTGAGGGCGGCGGGCATCCTGGTCTACGAGCTTCTGCCCTCGCTGGACAAGGTGCTGGCTAGTGACAGCCGCTTCCTGCTGGGCAGTTGGCTGGAGCAGGCCCGGGCGGCGGCCGTCAGTGAGGCCGAGGCCCATTTCTATGAGCAGAACAGCCGCTACCAGCTGACCCTGTGGGGGCCCGAGGGCAATATCCTGGACTACGCGAACAAGCAGCTGGCGGGGCTGGTGGCTGACTACTATACCCCGCGCTGGCGGCTCTTCATGGAGATGCTGGTGGAGAGCCTGGTCCGAGGCGTTCCCTTCCAACAGCACCAGTTTGACCAGAATGCCTTCCAGCTGGAGCAGACCTTTGTCCTCAGCACACAAAGGTATCCTAGCCAGCCCCACGGTGACACTGTGGACCTGGCCAAAAAGCTCTTCCTCAGATATTACCCCCGGTTGGTGGCTGGCTCCTTGTGA
- the HSD17B1 gene encoding estradiol 17-beta-dehydrogenase 1 isoform X4 has protein sequence MDRTVVLITGCSSGIGLHLALRLASDPSRRFKVYATLRDLRAQGPLREAAQSRGCPPGSLEMLQLDVRDADSVAAARARVTEGRVDVLVCNAGRGLLGPLEVQEAGAVGSVLDVNVAGTVRTLQAFLPDMKRRRSGRVLVTGSMGGLMGLPFNAVYCASKFAIEGLCESLAVLLPPFGVHVSLIECGPVRTAFQEKLEGGPGGALDGADAETRDLFSRYQRHLERIFHEAAQDPEEVTEVFLAALRAPRPALRYFSTERFLPLVRMRLTDPSGRSYVAAMHRAVFAEEPAEESAADLGGPALGAPPAAPQ, from the exons ATGGACCGCACTGTGGTGCTCATCACGGGCTGCTCCTCCGGCATCGGCCTGCACCTGGCTCTGCGTCTGGCATCCGACCCCTCCCGCAGATTCAAAG TGTATGCCACGCTGCGGGACCTGAGGGCGCAGGGCCCGCTGCGGGAGGCGGCCCAGTCCCGAGGGTGCCCTCCTGGCTCCCTGGAGATGTTGCAGCTGGATGTGAGGGACGCAGATTCCGTGGCCGCTGCCCGGGCACGCGTGACCGAGGGCCGCGTGGACGTGCTGG TGTGTAATGCGGGCCGGGGCCTGCTCGGGCCGCTGGAGGTGCAGGAGGCTGGCGCCGTCGGGTCTGTGCTGGACGTGAACGTGGCAGGGACGGTGCGGACACTGCAGGCCTTCCTGCCGGACATGAAGCGCCGCCGCTCGGGACGCGTATTGGTGACGGGGAGCATGGGTGGCTTGATGG GGCTGCCATTCAACGCCGTTTACTGCGCCAGCAAGTTTGCGATCGAAGGTCTATGCGAGAGTTTGGCGGTTCTGCTGCCGCCCTTCGGGGTCCA CGTGAGCCTCATCGAGTGCGGCCCGGTGCGCACCGCTTTCCAGGAGAAGCTGGAGGGCGGCCCGGGCGGAGCGCTGGACGGCGCGGACGCCGAGACCCGCGACCTCTTCTCCCGCTACCAGCGCCATTTGGAGCGGATCTTCCACGAGGCGGCGCAGGACCCGGAGGAGGTGACCGAG GTCTTCCTCGCCGCGCtgcgcgccccgcgccccgcgctaCGCTACTTCAGCACGGAGCGCTTCCTGCCCCTGGTGCGCATGCGTCTCACCGATCCCAGCGGCCGCAGCTACGTCGCCGCCATGCACCGCGCGGTGTTCGCCGAAGAGCCCGCCGAGGAGTCCGCTGCCGACCTGGGCGGCCCCGCGCTCGGCGCTCCTCCCGCCGCCCCGCAATAA
- the HSD17B1 gene encoding estradiol 17-beta-dehydrogenase 1 isoform X3 has translation MDRTVVLITGCSSGIGLHLALRLASDPSRRFKDPCLLPEPPVYATLRDLRAQGPLREAAQSRGCPPGSLEMLQLDVRDADSVAAARARVTEGRVDVLVCNAGRGLLGPLEVQEAGAVGSVLDVNVAGTVRTLQAFLPDMKRRRSGRVLVTGSMGGLMGLPFNAVYCASKFAIEGLCESLAVLLPPFGVHVSLIECGPVRTAFQEKLEGGPGGALDGADAETRDLFSRYQRHLERIFHEAAQDPEEVTEVFLAALRAPRPALRYFSTERFLPLVRMRLTDPSGRSYVAAMHRAVFAEEPAEESAADLGGPALGAPPAAPQ, from the exons ATGGACCGCACTGTGGTGCTCATCACGGGCTGCTCCTCCGGCATCGGCCTGCACCTGGCTCTGCGTCTGGCATCCGACCCCTCCCGCAGATTCAAAG ATCCTTGTCTTCTCCCTGAACCTCCAGTGTATGCCACGCTGCGGGACCTGAGGGCGCAGGGCCCGCTGCGGGAGGCGGCCCAGTCCCGAGGGTGCCCTCCTGGCTCCCTGGAGATGTTGCAGCTGGATGTGAGGGACGCAGATTCCGTGGCCGCTGCCCGGGCACGCGTGACCGAGGGCCGCGTGGACGTGCTGG TGTGTAATGCGGGCCGGGGCCTGCTCGGGCCGCTGGAGGTGCAGGAGGCTGGCGCCGTCGGGTCTGTGCTGGACGTGAACGTGGCAGGGACGGTGCGGACACTGCAGGCCTTCCTGCCGGACATGAAGCGCCGCCGCTCGGGACGCGTATTGGTGACGGGGAGCATGGGTGGCTTGATGG GGCTGCCATTCAACGCCGTTTACTGCGCCAGCAAGTTTGCGATCGAAGGTCTATGCGAGAGTTTGGCGGTTCTGCTGCCGCCCTTCGGGGTCCA CGTGAGCCTCATCGAGTGCGGCCCGGTGCGCACCGCTTTCCAGGAGAAGCTGGAGGGCGGCCCGGGCGGAGCGCTGGACGGCGCGGACGCCGAGACCCGCGACCTCTTCTCCCGCTACCAGCGCCATTTGGAGCGGATCTTCCACGAGGCGGCGCAGGACCCGGAGGAGGTGACCGAG GTCTTCCTCGCCGCGCtgcgcgccccgcgccccgcgctaCGCTACTTCAGCACGGAGCGCTTCCTGCCCCTGGTGCGCATGCGTCTCACCGATCCCAGCGGCCGCAGCTACGTCGCCGCCATGCACCGCGCGGTGTTCGCCGAAGAGCCCGCCGAGGAGTCCGCTGCCGACCTGGGCGGCCCCGCGCTCGGCGCTCCTCCCGCCGCCCCGCAATAA
- the HSD17B1 gene encoding estradiol 17-beta-dehydrogenase 1 isoform X1 — MDRTVVLITGCSSGIGLHLALRLASDPSRRFKDPCLLPEPPVYATLRDLRAQGPLREAAQSRGCPPGSLEMLQLDVRDADSVAAARARVTEGRVDVLVCNAGRGLLGPLEVQEAGAVGSVLDVNVAGTVRTLQAFLPDMKRRRSGRVLVTGSMGGLMGAWNGAGPAGGVGPGDSARGYSGLRAPPKASSPLEGLPFNAVYCASKFAIEGLCESLAVLLPPFGVHVSLIECGPVRTAFQEKLEGGPGGALDGADAETRDLFSRYQRHLERIFHEAAQDPEEVTEVFLAALRAPRPALRYFSTERFLPLVRMRLTDPSGRSYVAAMHRAVFAEEPAEESAADLGGPALGAPPAAPQ, encoded by the exons ATGGACCGCACTGTGGTGCTCATCACGGGCTGCTCCTCCGGCATCGGCCTGCACCTGGCTCTGCGTCTGGCATCCGACCCCTCCCGCAGATTCAAAG ATCCTTGTCTTCTCCCTGAACCTCCAGTGTATGCCACGCTGCGGGACCTGAGGGCGCAGGGCCCGCTGCGGGAGGCGGCCCAGTCCCGAGGGTGCCCTCCTGGCTCCCTGGAGATGTTGCAGCTGGATGTGAGGGACGCAGATTCCGTGGCCGCTGCCCGGGCACGCGTGACCGAGGGCCGCGTGGACGTGCTGG TGTGTAATGCGGGCCGGGGCCTGCTCGGGCCGCTGGAGGTGCAGGAGGCTGGCGCCGTCGGGTCTGTGCTGGACGTGAACGTGGCAGGGACGGTGCGGACACTGCAGGCCTTCCTGCCGGACATGAAGCGCCGCCGCTCGGGACGCGTATTGGTGACGGGGAGCATGGGTGGCTTGATGGGTGCGTGGAATGGGGCAGGGCCAGCGGGAGGGGTGGGGCCTGGTGACAGTGCCAGGGGCTACAGTGGGCTCCGGGCGCCTCCAAAAGCTTCATCTCCCCTGGAAGGGCTGCCATTCAACGCCGTTTACTGCGCCAGCAAGTTTGCGATCGAAGGTCTATGCGAGAGTTTGGCGGTTCTGCTGCCGCCCTTCGGGGTCCA CGTGAGCCTCATCGAGTGCGGCCCGGTGCGCACCGCTTTCCAGGAGAAGCTGGAGGGCGGCCCGGGCGGAGCGCTGGACGGCGCGGACGCCGAGACCCGCGACCTCTTCTCCCGCTACCAGCGCCATTTGGAGCGGATCTTCCACGAGGCGGCGCAGGACCCGGAGGAGGTGACCGAG GTCTTCCTCGCCGCGCtgcgcgccccgcgccccgcgctaCGCTACTTCAGCACGGAGCGCTTCCTGCCCCTGGTGCGCATGCGTCTCACCGATCCCAGCGGCCGCAGCTACGTCGCCGCCATGCACCGCGCGGTGTTCGCCGAAGAGCCCGCCGAGGAGTCCGCTGCCGACCTGGGCGGCCCCGCGCTCGGCGCTCCTCCCGCCGCCCCGCAATAA
- the HSD17B1 gene encoding estradiol 17-beta-dehydrogenase 1 isoform X2: MDRTVVLITGCSSGIGLHLALRLASDPSRRFKVYATLRDLRAQGPLREAAQSRGCPPGSLEMLQLDVRDADSVAAARARVTEGRVDVLVCNAGRGLLGPLEVQEAGAVGSVLDVNVAGTVRTLQAFLPDMKRRRSGRVLVTGSMGGLMGAWNGAGPAGGVGPGDSARGYSGLRAPPKASSPLEGLPFNAVYCASKFAIEGLCESLAVLLPPFGVHVSLIECGPVRTAFQEKLEGGPGGALDGADAETRDLFSRYQRHLERIFHEAAQDPEEVTEVFLAALRAPRPALRYFSTERFLPLVRMRLTDPSGRSYVAAMHRAVFAEEPAEESAADLGGPALGAPPAAPQ; the protein is encoded by the exons ATGGACCGCACTGTGGTGCTCATCACGGGCTGCTCCTCCGGCATCGGCCTGCACCTGGCTCTGCGTCTGGCATCCGACCCCTCCCGCAGATTCAAAG TGTATGCCACGCTGCGGGACCTGAGGGCGCAGGGCCCGCTGCGGGAGGCGGCCCAGTCCCGAGGGTGCCCTCCTGGCTCCCTGGAGATGTTGCAGCTGGATGTGAGGGACGCAGATTCCGTGGCCGCTGCCCGGGCACGCGTGACCGAGGGCCGCGTGGACGTGCTGG TGTGTAATGCGGGCCGGGGCCTGCTCGGGCCGCTGGAGGTGCAGGAGGCTGGCGCCGTCGGGTCTGTGCTGGACGTGAACGTGGCAGGGACGGTGCGGACACTGCAGGCCTTCCTGCCGGACATGAAGCGCCGCCGCTCGGGACGCGTATTGGTGACGGGGAGCATGGGTGGCTTGATGGGTGCGTGGAATGGGGCAGGGCCAGCGGGAGGGGTGGGGCCTGGTGACAGTGCCAGGGGCTACAGTGGGCTCCGGGCGCCTCCAAAAGCTTCATCTCCCCTGGAAGGGCTGCCATTCAACGCCGTTTACTGCGCCAGCAAGTTTGCGATCGAAGGTCTATGCGAGAGTTTGGCGGTTCTGCTGCCGCCCTTCGGGGTCCA CGTGAGCCTCATCGAGTGCGGCCCGGTGCGCACCGCTTTCCAGGAGAAGCTGGAGGGCGGCCCGGGCGGAGCGCTGGACGGCGCGGACGCCGAGACCCGCGACCTCTTCTCCCGCTACCAGCGCCATTTGGAGCGGATCTTCCACGAGGCGGCGCAGGACCCGGAGGAGGTGACCGAG GTCTTCCTCGCCGCGCtgcgcgccccgcgccccgcgctaCGCTACTTCAGCACGGAGCGCTTCCTGCCCCTGGTGCGCATGCGTCTCACCGATCCCAGCGGCCGCAGCTACGTCGCCGCCATGCACCGCGCGGTGTTCGCCGAAGAGCCCGCCGAGGAGTCCGCTGCCGACCTGGGCGGCCCCGCGCTCGGCGCTCCTCCCGCCGCCCCGCAATAA